ACCGACTACGGTCAGGTCAATCTTTTCTTTTCGCGCAAACTCAAGTAAACCAAAAATATCATCTGCTTTTATGTCAATACATTCGGCAAGCTGGCTGATCCCGGCATTACCCGGTGCGCAGAAAATCTTATCCACCAATTTGGATTGAGCAATCTTCCAAACTAACACATGCTCCCTGCCGCCTGAACCAACCACTAAAATCCGCATTTATTTTACCTCTTCTACCGCTGCTTCCATCGTATCCGAAGACTTTAAGGTCACCGCGAAAACATCAGAAAAAGGACGATCATCGATCCAGCTGTCCGTAATCAAAATATTCTTTACCGGCTCCATTGGCCTGGGATTAATAAAACTAACGTGATACATGTTACAATCTTTGCGCACCGGATTCTCACCCAAAGACTTAATTCTTGCCCCGCCCTTCAGCCATGTACCGGGGCCGATGTGGAACCAATCCCAGAAAACCGGGACTGAAAGCTCTTTATAGGCGCCGTCCTCATAAACAAAAACAACCGAAAGGGTGGCGTAAAAATATTTGTCTCCGTATAAACGCATTAACCCATCATGCTCATAACTATTGCTGTAATTACCTCCTGCTAAAAAATGCACTTCATCAACCTTCATCCCGCCGCGTATCGGTAAAGAAAACAGATTATCGTATTCAAGATTAAGCCTGCCATAATCCTGCCAATCACTGGCTCCCCGCACCAGAAAATTCACCCCATCGTATTTCAAATATTTATGCTTAAATTTATTCGGCCCGGCACCCGACAAGCTGAAATTATCGCGGTTATTTTTGGTAAGAAGATAGTAATCCCCCTGTTTCTCCCAATTCCCCGCCCATAACAATGCTGCGGGAAACAAAATCATTACTACAATACAGAAAACTTTCTTCATATCAAGTTAATCCCGGGATATTAAACCCAGTCACATCCTTCATCTTCTGCGCCGCCACTTCCTGCGAACGCTTGATCGCGCGGTTAAAGGTATCTTTTAATGAACTGCTCAGGCGCGCCTTTTCCGATTCTCCAAGATTATCCTTGATCACGATCTCTTTTACCTCCTGAGAACCATTCATCGTAATTTTCACCACGCCGTCAGAACTCTGGATATCAAAATTCGTGTTCTCCAATTGCCGCTTGATCTCCTGCATCTTCTTCTGCATCTCAAACAACCCCTTCATTTTGTCAAACATAAGCGTCCTTTCTTAAATCTGATGAGAATATAGAAACCGATAATACCGATAGCATCAACCAAAACATCTTTACGGGAACAACACCTGCCCAGAATAAAACACTGATGAATTTCATCAGAAATAGCATAGAGCAACGAAAAGGCAGCCGGGTACATAAAAAGACGGAAAGCGTTCGTCTTGAACGAACACCTAAATGCCCTATACAAAAGAAAAGTGAAAATAAAATATTCAGTAATATGGGCTATTTTTCTTAATAAAAAATCACATTCAAGGCCCGTCTTTAAATCAGAGATGCTTGAGAAGAAAAAAATAACCCCCGCCCAAACCGCCACCGGCAACCATAACTTAAATAATTTCACAAATCACTCCTTTATCCTACGATGAGGAATGCTGCAAGGCGTATCTATCTATTAACTCGCGAATCATCCTCTGGTACTTTGTATGATACTGCCCTGCCTTGTGCTTAAAAAATTCCACGCTTGACTTCTTTAAAGCCAATGTGATTTTTATGGTTTCCTCCGGCATGGCTAACGCCTCAGGAGGAGGCAAAAAATCTTTAATTCTAATTAATTTTCCAACAGGCATATCCGCCTTACTATTCATTTTCTTCATAGTACCGAACTCCTTTCCTCCAATAACCAGCACCGAATATTCTAATTTTTCCGCCGCGAGAAGTAAATCTGACTGTCAAGATCTTATCTCCAACTTTTCCGATACAAAATAATCTTTCTTCTTTCTTGCTATGTTTTGAATCAGTATAAACTTTCCTTTTGGGGTCTTTGAAAGCCCTCGCGGCCGTTGTAAAATTAACTCCATGCTTATGGATATTGGCTAATTCCTTTTCTTCGTCCCAGATAAAACTTACAAATTCCTTATCCATTTAAAATATAACATAGATATGGCTATTTGTCAATATAATTATACATATTGTATATCTTCCTTACTGACAACGGAGTCGTCTTGATAATCCACCAAACCATTCAGGCTCCCCACTTCTCCGATAATATTCATCATTTATTCCTTACGCGGGTCCTGTCGAGGCTTGCCTCTCGCTATGAATAACTCTTGCCCCATTTCCCGATTATATTCAGAACACTTTCATCCTCATCCTCTTTAAGATTTGGCGATGATTGCTATTTTGCTATTTTACTTTCGGCTGTAGCTGTTAACAGATAAGACGCAAACTTGAACTGAATTTCGTCTCCTACCTTTATCTCAAAGGGAGGCAAAAAGTCTATTCCGTAGGCATAAACTTGATTGCCATTTCTTAACGTTAATACTTGAAACTTATCAGGAGTAATTTCTAGCTCTTTAACCGATGTACCCATCCTACTTTCTATTACTAATCTTGGTTTATTATTAACATAATATCCGCCGACGTCTCTTTGAGCTTTTGGAATAATGTTAACGGCGCATTGGTTTGCTTCCTTGTCATAGAATATTAAATAACCCGAAAATTTTCCAAAATCATAAAACATATGGAGATCGACTTTAGAAACTTCTGATTCTTCAATTATTCTTCCAGTCTGAGCAAAACTGTTAATGCTTGAGAAGTGAAACATTATAAGA
This Candidatus Omnitrophota bacterium DNA region includes the following protein-coding sequences:
- a CDS encoding YbaB/EbfC family nucleoid-associated protein, with the protein product MFDKMKGLFEMQKKMQEIKRQLENTNFDIQSSDGVVKITMNGSQEVKEIVIKDNLGESEKARLSSSLKDTFNRAIKRSQEVAAQKMKDVTGFNIPGLT
- a CDS encoding VanZ family protein yields the protein MKLFKLWLPVAVWAGVIFFFSSISDLKTGLECDFLLRKIAHITEYFIFTFLLYRAFRCSFKTNAFRLFMYPAAFSLLYAISDEIHQCFILGRCCSRKDVLVDAIGIIGFYILIRFKKGRLCLTK
- a CDS encoding CopG family transcriptional regulator: MKKMNSKADMPVGKLIRIKDFLPPPEALAMPEETIKITLALKKSSVEFFKHKAGQYHTKYQRMIRELIDRYALQHSSS
- a CDS encoding BrnT family toxin — protein: MDKEFVSFIWDEEKELANIHKHGVNFTTAARAFKDPKRKVYTDSKHSKKEERLFCIGKVGDKILTVRFTSRGGKIRIFGAGYWRKGVRYYEENE